Within the uncultured Bacteroides sp. genome, the region ATTAATGGGGTATAAGATAGAACAATTACCTAAAGAACTTTCTGTCTTATCTAACCAGTCTCCTTATATGAGTCTGATGCTGGATTAATTTTCTTTAGTTAAAATGCTTTCCAATTCCTCCGCACTTAGTCTTAAGTAGAACTGACCATGAAAAGCTACAGAAATGGCTCCAGTCTCTTCACTGACAATCACAGCATGAGCATCCGTTACTTGAGATATGCCCATCGCTGCCCGATGACGAAGGCCCAGTTCTTTGGGTATATCCAGGTTATGAGAAACCGGAAGAATACAACCCGCAGCTTTGATACGTTTTTTACTGACTACCATTGCACCATCGTGTAAAGGACTGTTTTTGAAAAATATATTTTCAATTAACCGCTGATTTACATTAGCATCAATCACTTCACCTGTACGAACAATATCATAAAGGGGAATGCTACGCTCAACAACGATTAAAGCGCCAATCCTCTGTTTGCTCATATTAAGGCAAGCCAGTACAATAGGAACAATGTCACTTTTCTCCATTTGCTCTTTTGAACTCCCTGACAGAAATCTAGCCAATGCGCTGGCCCGTTGATGAGAACCCAGAGTAAGCAAAAAATGTCGGATCTCATCTTGAAAAAGAACAATAAGTGCAAGTACACCAACACTAACCAATTTGTTAAAAATAGCCCCCAGTAATCGCATTTCCAGAACCTGCGATACAACAAGCCAGATTAGAATAAAAACAAGAATGCCTGCAAATACATTTATAGAGCCCGATGCTTTCATCAGCTTATAGGTGTAATATAGCAAAAAAGCTACTAAAAGTATATCAATAAAGTCTTTTACTCCAAATGCAAAATTAGGCATACGAATCTTCTTTATTTATTTCTACATTTTTCTACAATCTTCACAGCTTGAACAGCTTCTTTCACGTCGTGTACCCGAATGATATCCGCCCCTTTCTGCAAAGCGATAGTGTTTACTACAGTTGTTCCGTTCAATGCTTCACTTGTAGGTATCCCAAGTAATTTGGTTATCATCGATTTTCTGGACAATCCAACAAGTATCGGGAGTTCAAAGATTCTAAAATCCTCCAGGTGATTAAGCAATTCATAGTTATGATCCAATGTTTTGCCAAAGCCAAATCCAGGATCAATAATTAAATCATTCAGTCCTTTTTCACTAAGTTTCTGTATTTTCTCCGCAAAATAAAGAAAGGTCTCTTTCAATAGATTCTCGTAATGAGGAGTATCTTGCATATTCTGAGGAGTCCCTTGCATGTGCTGCATTATATATGGAACTTGAAGACTCACAACTGTATTGAACATTTTTTTGTCCATCTCACCCCCGGAAATATCATTAACAATAGCAACGCCATACTCTTTTACACACATTTCTGCCACATCCGCACGGAAAGTATCAACAGAAATAATGGCATCTGGGTGATTCTCATTTAAGATTTTCAATGCCGGACGCAATCTTTTCTTTTCTTCCTCCGGAGAGATATCCTCTGCATTAGGACGTGAAGAATAAGCCCCGACATCAATAATAGAAGCTCCCTCATCCAGAATCTGTCTGGCACGATCAGCTATTGCCTGATCTGTCTGAACACGGCAACCTGAATAAAAAGAATCTGGCGTTATATTTAAAACGCCCATTACCTGAGGATATGAAAGATCTAACAGTCTTCCGTTTACATTGATAATTTTGGAGAATGATCGACTCATTACTGTTACTAGCTTAAATTAGTTCAAACGCAAAAATACACATTTTTTTCTCATTCCTCTTTTAAATTATCTATATCTTTTTGTCTTCTATCACTTTTATTTTAGTAAATATTCCATTATAAACCATGAAAATCAGATAGTAATATTTGCCTAAACTTATGCATATTGCATTCAAACCGATAAATATTATATCCTATTTCAGTTAAGAAAT harbors:
- the cdaA gene encoding diadenylate cyclase CdaA, which produces MPNFAFGVKDFIDILLVAFLLYYTYKLMKASGSINVFAGILVFILIWLVVSQVLEMRLLGAIFNKLVSVGVLALIVLFQDEIRHFLLTLGSHQRASALARFLSGSSKEQMEKSDIVPIVLACLNMSKQRIGALIVVERSIPLYDIVRTGEVIDANVNQRLIENIFFKNSPLHDGAMVVSKKRIKAAGCILPVSHNLDIPKELGLRHRAAMGISQVTDAHAVIVSEETGAISVAFHGQFYLRLSAEELESILTKEN
- the folP gene encoding dihydropteroate synthase, which translates into the protein MSRSFSKIINVNGRLLDLSYPQVMGVLNITPDSFYSGCRVQTDQAIADRARQILDEGASIIDVGAYSSRPNAEDISPEEEKKRLRPALKILNENHPDAIISVDTFRADVAEMCVKEYGVAIVNDISGGEMDKKMFNTVVSLQVPYIMQHMQGTPQNMQDTPHYENLLKETFLYFAEKIQKLSEKGLNDLIIDPGFGFGKTLDHNYELLNHLEDFRIFELPILVGLSRKSMITKLLGIPTSEALNGTTVVNTIALQKGADIIRVHDVKEAVQAVKIVEKCRNK